From a single Scomber japonicus isolate fScoJap1 chromosome 12, fScoJap1.pri, whole genome shotgun sequence genomic region:
- the gorasp1a gene encoding Golgi reassembly-stacking protein 1a has product MGLSQSSDASEGGTYGYHVHGVQPNSPAETCGLQPFFDFILSLDNKRLNEENDQLKEILKASAEKAVRMEVYSTKTTRVRELEVVPNNMWGGQGLLGASVRFCSYQGANENVWHVLDVEASSPAALAGLQPHSDYIVGADQVLQDSEDFFSLIEAHEGKPLKLLVYNTLTDNCREVVVTPNGAWGGEGSLGCGIGYGYLHRIPVHPDVVPEKPTTPPAEETPSPEMPTHGFTEASLLAPSTQSEDVSDLEQVILEEAPLPPPVQRVMDPGFSDSDMAVMNPDPADLLDRLDLSMSSIDMTNTSLAMHEEKDGEISGVEELDDSELRSSSADTQPEPQQLSSQAAMDLTSALDSTDNLSDSGIPPAEPSDLESTDLLSSIGEPSDSPSPPTADLEPPAEDPPSPPAVDLLPSSIADDEPSVDDSPAQAEADAAEPVTLSSAEEALCLEEPAEPQDEAPAQHCGHESDKEEPEEPPLE; this is encoded by the exons ATGGGTTTATCTCAGAGCTCAGACGCGTCCGAAGGAGGGACATATGGATACCATGTGCACGGT GTGCAACCAAACTCACCTGCAGAAACATGCGGACTGCAGCCCTTCTTTGATTTCATTCTGTCTCTGGACAACAAAAGACTT AATGAGGAAAATGACCAGCTGAAGGAGATCCTGAAAGCCAGCGCGGAGAAAGCTGTGAGGATGGAGGTGTACAGCACTAAAACTACAAGGGTGCGTGAGCTGGAGGTGGTGCCCAATAACATGTGGGGAGGACAGGGTCTGCTGGGAGCTAGTGTTCGCTTCTGCAGCTACCAAGGAGCCAATGAGAATGTCTGGCACGTCCTG gatgTGGAGGCCAgttcacctgctgctctggCAGGGCTTCAGCCCCACAGTGACTACATTGTTGGAGCAGATCAAGTTTTGCAAGAT TCAGAGGACTTCTTCTCGCTGATCGAAGCTCATGAAGGGAAGCCGCTGAAGCTGCTGGTGTACAACACATTAACGGACAACTGCAGAGAGGTGGTGGTCACGCCTAACGGAGCGTGGGGAGGGGAGGGCAG TTTGGGTTGTGGCATCGGTTACGGCTACCTGCACCGAATCCCTGTACATCCTGATGTGGTGCCGGAGAAACCTACCACCCCCCCTGCTGAGGAGACCCCCTCTCCAGAGATGCCTACTCATGGATTCACAGAG GCGTCTTTGTTGGCACCTTCAACCCAAAGTGAAGACGTGTCAGACTTGGAGCAGGTCATCCTCGAGGAAGCTCCTCTACCTCCACCAGTCCAGAGAGTCATGGACCCTG gTTTCTCCGATTCTGACATGGCGGTGATGAACCCTGATCCTGCTGATCTGTTGGACAGGCTGGATCTGTCCATGTCCTCCATCGACATGACCAATACCTCACTGGCTATGCACGAGGAGAAGGACGGTGAAATCTCCGGTGTTG AGGAGCTGGATGACAGTGAACTGCGCTCATCATCTGCAGACACCCAACCTGAGCCGCAACAGCTGAGCTCCCAGGCAGCCATGGACCTCACTTCCGCTCTCGATTCCACTGACAATTTGTCAGATTCAGGAATCCCACCAGCAGAGCCATCTGACCTCGAGTCCACAGACCTGCTCAGCTCTATCGGCGAGCCCAGCGATAGCCCAAGTCCACCGACGGCTGATCTGGAGCCTCCTGCTGAAgaccctccctcccctcctgctGTCGATCTCCTCCCGTCCTCCATCGCCGATGATGAGCCCTCTGTGGATGATTCCCCCGCACAGGCCGAGGCGGACGCAGCGGAGCCTGTCACGTTAAGCTCAGCAGAGGAGGCTCTTTGTCTTGAGGAGCCAGCAGAGCCTCAAGACGAAGCTCCTGCTCAACACTGTGGACATGAGAGCGATAAAGAGGAACCAGAGGAGCCGCCTCTTGAGTAA
- the LOC128368831 gene encoding WD repeat-containing protein 48 isoform X1, whose product MATHHRQNAAGRRKVQVSYVIRDEVEKYNRNGVNALQLDPALNRLFTAGRDSIIRIWSVYQHKDPYIASMEHHTDWVNDIVLCCNGKTLISASSDTTVKVWNAHKGFCMSTLRTHKDYVKALAYAKDKELVASAGLDRQIFLWDVNTLTALTASNNTVTTSSLSGNKDSIYSLAMNQMGTVIVSGSTEKVLRVWDPRTCAKLMKLKGHTDNVKSLLLNRDGTQCLSGSSDGTIRLWSLGQQRCIATYRVHDEGVWALQVNEAFTHVYSGGRDKKIYCTDLRNPDIRVLICEEKAPVLKMELDRSADPPPAIWVSTTKSSVNKWSLKGMHNFRSSGEYDNDCSTPLTPLCTQPEQVIKGGASIIQCHILNDKRHILTKDTNNNVAFWDVLKACKGEDLGKVEFDEEIKKRFKMVYVPNWFSVDLKTGMLTITLDESDCFAAWVSAKDAGFSSSDGSDPKLNLGGLLLQALLEFWPRTRINPMDEEENEVNHVNGEQENRVQKGNGYFQVPPHTPVIFGEAGGRTLFRLLCRDSGGETESMLLNETVPQWVIDITVDKNMPKFNKIPFYLQPHSSSGAKTLKKDRLSASDMLQVRKVMEHVYEKIINLDNESQTTSSSANDKPGEQEKEEDMAMLAEEKIELMCQDQVLDPNMDLRTVKHFIWKSGGDLTLHYRQKST is encoded by the exons ATGGCCACGCATCACAGGCAAAATGCTGCTGGGcggagaaaagtacag gtgTCGTATGTCATTAGAGATGAGGTGGAGAAGTACAATCGCAATGGGGTGAACGCACTCCAGCTGGACCCAGCGCTGAACCGGCTCTTCACCGCTGGAAGGGACTCTATCATCCGGATATGGAGTGTCTACCAGCACAAA GACCCGTACATCGCCTCAATGGAGCATCATACAGACTGGGTTAATGACATAGTTCTCTGCTGCAATGGAAAAACAT TGATATCTGCCTCCTCGGATACAACAGTGAAAGTATGGAATGCGCACAAAGGCTTCTGCATGTCGACGTTACGAACACACAAAGACTACGTGAAAGCTTTGGCCTACGCTAAGGACAAGGAACTGGTGGCATCTGCAGGTCTGGACCGGCAGATCTTTCTTTGGGATGTGAACACACTAACGGCACTCACTGCTTCCAACAATACTGTCACCA CTTCGTCACTTAGTGGGAACAAGGACTCTATCTACAGTCTGGCAATGAACCAGATGGGCACAGTTATTGTATCTGGATCCACAGAAAAG GTTCTCAGAGTGTGGGATCCACGAACATGCGCAAAACTGATGAAACTGAAAGGCCACACAGACAACGTTAAGTCGTTGTTGTTGAATCGAGATGGCACTCAG TGCCTGTCGGGCAGTTCAGACGGGACCATCCGCTTGTGGTCCCTCGGCCAACAAAGGTGCATCGCCACCTACAGGGTGCACGATGAAGGGGTGTGGGCCCTGCAGGTCAACGAGGCCTTCACACACGTATATTCTGGAGGCAGGGACAAAAAGATCTACTGCACTGACCTGCGTAACCCAGACATCCGTGTGCTCATCTGTGAGGAGAAAGCCCCGGTGCTCAAA ATGGAACTGGACAGATCTGCTGACCCACCTCCAGCAATCTGGGTCTCCACCACCAAGTCATCCGTTAATAAATGG tcTCTAAAGGGAATGCACAACTTCAGATCATCAGGGGAGTACGACAATGACTGCAGCACCCCTCTGACACCACTGTGTACTCAACCGGAACAAGTCATCAAGG GAGGTGCCAGTATCATACAGTGCCACATTCTGAATGACAAGAGACACATACTAACCAAAGATACCAACAACAATGTGGCTTTCTGGGATGTCCTGAAG gCTTGCAAGGGTGAAGATTTGGGGAAAGTGGAGTTTGATGAAGAGATTAAAAAGCGCTTCAAGATGGTCTACGTGCCAAATTGGTTCTCTGTTGATCTGAAAACTGGG ATGCTCACCATTACACTGGACGAGAGCGACTGCTTCGCCGCCTGGGTGTCTGCAAAGGACGCCGGGTTTTCAAGCTCTGATGGATCTGACCCAAAGC TGAACCTGGGTGGACTTCTACTTCAGGCTCTGTTAGAGTTCTGGCCCAGAACTCGCATCAACCCCATGGACGAGGAAGAGAACGAGGTGAACCACG TGAAtggagagcaggagaacagggtCCAGAAAGGAAACGGGTATTTCCAGGTGCCGCCACACACGCCAGTCATCTTCGGGGAAGCAGGAGGCAGAACTCTTTTTAG GTTGCTATGTAGAGATTCAGGAGGAGAGACTGAGTCGATGCTGCTGAATGAGACTGTTCCACAGTGGGTTATTGATATAACTGTAGAT AAAAATATGCCCAAATTCAACAAAATCCCATTCTACCTCCAGCCTCATTCTTCCTCTGGTGCAAAAACTCTAAAGAA GGACCGCCTCTCGGCCAGTGACATGCTGCAGGTGAGGAAGGTGATGGAGCACGTTTACGAGAAGATCATCAACCTGGACAACGAGTCGCAGACCACAAGCTCCTCTGCCAACGACAAGCCCGGGgagcaggagaaagaggaggacatGGCCATGCTAGCCGAGGAGAAGATCGAGCTAATGTGTCAAGACCAG gTTCTGGATCCCAACATGGACCTGCGAacagttaaacattttatcTGGAAGAGCGGAGGGGACTTGACGCTTCATTATAGGCAGAAGTCCACGTGA
- the LOC128368831 gene encoding WD repeat-containing protein 48 isoform X2 — protein MATHHRQNAAGRRKVQVSYVIRDEVEKYNRNGVNALQLDPALNRLFTAGRDSIIRIWSVYQHKQDPYIASMEHHTDWVNDIVLCCNGKTLISASSDTTVKVWNAHKGFCMSTLRTHKDYVKALAYAKDKELVASAGLDRQIFLWDVNTLTALTASNNTVTTSSLSGNKDSIYSLAMNQMGTVIVSGSTEKVLRVWDPRTCAKLMKLKGHTDNVKSLLLNRDGTQCLSGSSDGTIRLWSLGQQRCIATYRVHDEGVWALQVNEAFTHVYSGGRDKKIYCTDLRNPDIRVLICEEKAPVLKMELDRSADPPPAIWVSTTKSSVNKWSLKGMHNFRSSGEYDNDCSTPLTPLCTQPEQVIKGGASIIQCHILNDKRHILTKDTNNNVAFWDVLKACKGEDLGKVEFDEEIKKRFKMVYVPNWFSVDLKTGMLTITLDESDCFAAWVSAKDAGFSSSDGSDPKLNLGGLLLQALLEFWPRTRINPMDEEENEVNHVNGEQENRVQKGNGYFQVPPHTPVIFGEAGGRTLFRLLCRDSGGETESMLLNETVPQWVIDITVDKNMPKFNKIPFYLQPHSSSGAKTLKKDRLSASDMLQVRKVMEHVYEKIINLDNESQTTSSSANDKPGEQEKEEDMAMLAEEKIELMCQDQVLDPNMDLRTVKHFIWKSGGDLTLHYRQKST, from the exons ATGGCCACGCATCACAGGCAAAATGCTGCTGGGcggagaaaagtacag gtgTCGTATGTCATTAGAGATGAGGTGGAGAAGTACAATCGCAATGGGGTGAACGCACTCCAGCTGGACCCAGCGCTGAACCGGCTCTTCACCGCTGGAAGGGACTCTATCATCCGGATATGGAGTGTCTACCAGCACAAA CAGGACCCGTACATCGCCTCAATGGAGCATCATACAGACTGGGTTAATGACATAGTTCTCTGCTGCAATGGAAAAACAT TGATATCTGCCTCCTCGGATACAACAGTGAAAGTATGGAATGCGCACAAAGGCTTCTGCATGTCGACGTTACGAACACACAAAGACTACGTGAAAGCTTTGGCCTACGCTAAGGACAAGGAACTGGTGGCATCTGCAGGTCTGGACCGGCAGATCTTTCTTTGGGATGTGAACACACTAACGGCACTCACTGCTTCCAACAATACTGTCACCA CTTCGTCACTTAGTGGGAACAAGGACTCTATCTACAGTCTGGCAATGAACCAGATGGGCACAGTTATTGTATCTGGATCCACAGAAAAG GTTCTCAGAGTGTGGGATCCACGAACATGCGCAAAACTGATGAAACTGAAAGGCCACACAGACAACGTTAAGTCGTTGTTGTTGAATCGAGATGGCACTCAG TGCCTGTCGGGCAGTTCAGACGGGACCATCCGCTTGTGGTCCCTCGGCCAACAAAGGTGCATCGCCACCTACAGGGTGCACGATGAAGGGGTGTGGGCCCTGCAGGTCAACGAGGCCTTCACACACGTATATTCTGGAGGCAGGGACAAAAAGATCTACTGCACTGACCTGCGTAACCCAGACATCCGTGTGCTCATCTGTGAGGAGAAAGCCCCGGTGCTCAAA ATGGAACTGGACAGATCTGCTGACCCACCTCCAGCAATCTGGGTCTCCACCACCAAGTCATCCGTTAATAAATGG tcTCTAAAGGGAATGCACAACTTCAGATCATCAGGGGAGTACGACAATGACTGCAGCACCCCTCTGACACCACTGTGTACTCAACCGGAACAAGTCATCAAGG GAGGTGCCAGTATCATACAGTGCCACATTCTGAATGACAAGAGACACATACTAACCAAAGATACCAACAACAATGTGGCTTTCTGGGATGTCCTGAAG gCTTGCAAGGGTGAAGATTTGGGGAAAGTGGAGTTTGATGAAGAGATTAAAAAGCGCTTCAAGATGGTCTACGTGCCAAATTGGTTCTCTGTTGATCTGAAAACTGGG ATGCTCACCATTACACTGGACGAGAGCGACTGCTTCGCCGCCTGGGTGTCTGCAAAGGACGCCGGGTTTTCAAGCTCTGATGGATCTGACCCAAAGC TGAACCTGGGTGGACTTCTACTTCAGGCTCTGTTAGAGTTCTGGCCCAGAACTCGCATCAACCCCATGGACGAGGAAGAGAACGAGGTGAACCACG TGAAtggagagcaggagaacagggtCCAGAAAGGAAACGGGTATTTCCAGGTGCCGCCACACACGCCAGTCATCTTCGGGGAAGCAGGAGGCAGAACTCTTTTTAG GTTGCTATGTAGAGATTCAGGAGGAGAGACTGAGTCGATGCTGCTGAATGAGACTGTTCCACAGTGGGTTATTGATATAACTGTAGAT AAAAATATGCCCAAATTCAACAAAATCCCATTCTACCTCCAGCCTCATTCTTCCTCTGGTGCAAAAACTCTAAAGAA GGACCGCCTCTCGGCCAGTGACATGCTGCAGGTGAGGAAGGTGATGGAGCACGTTTACGAGAAGATCATCAACCTGGACAACGAGTCGCAGACCACAAGCTCCTCTGCCAACGACAAGCCCGGGgagcaggagaaagaggaggacatGGCCATGCTAGCCGAGGAGAAGATCGAGCTAATGTGTCAAGACCAG gTTCTGGATCCCAACATGGACCTGCGAacagttaaacattttatcTGGAAGAGCGGAGGGGACTTGACGCTTCATTATAGGCAGAAGTCCACGTGA